A DNA window from Sylvia atricapilla isolate bSylAtr1 chromosome 6, bSylAtr1.pri, whole genome shotgun sequence contains the following coding sequences:
- the KLHDC2 gene encoding kelch domain-containing protein 2: MADENEELPADEELPAPAEEGFEQLENDSPAERSGHVAVTDGRCMYVWGGYKNAQVRGFYDFYLPRDEIWIYNMETGRWKKSKTEGDVPPSMSGSCAVCVDRVVYLFGGHHARGNTNKFYMLNARSTDKVLQWVRVECQGVPPSSKDKLGVWVHKNRLIFFGGYGYFPEGKQRGTFEFDETSFWNSGLPRGWNDHVHVLDLETFTWSQPITTGKTPSPRAAHACATVGNRGYVFGGRYRESRMNDFYYLNLDTWEWNEILTQGICPVGRSWHSLTPISSDHLFLFGGFTTDKQPLSDAWIYCISKNEWVQFEHNYSEKPRLWHTACASEEGEVIIFGGCANNLLAHSKAAHSNEILVFSLQPRSLVRLCLEAVICFKEMLASSWHCLPKHLLHSVNQRFGSNNTSGS, translated from the exons ATGGCCGATGAGAACGAGGAGCTGCCGGCGGACGAGGAGCTGCCGGCGCCGGCCGAGGAGGGCTTTGAGCAGCTGGAGAACGACAGCCCCGCCGAGCGCAGCGGGCACGTGGCCGTCACCGACGGGCGCTGCATGTACGTCTGGGGAGGATACAAG AATGCCCAGGTCCGGGGATTTTATGACTTCTACCTGCCTAGGGATGAAATATGGATCTACAACATGGAAACTGGAAGATG GAAGAAGAGCAAGACAGAGGGAGATGTTCCCCCCTCCATGTCTGGCAGCTGTGCCGTGTGTGTGGACAGAGTGGTTTATCTCTTCGGGGGCCACCACGCCCGGGGCAACACCAACAAG TTCTACATGTTAAATGCCAGATCCACGGACAAGGTGCTGCAGTGGGTGAGAGTGGAGTGCCAGGGGGTGCCCCCCTCGTCCAAGGACAAGCTGGGGGTGTGGGTGCACAAGAACAG GCTGATCTTTTTTGGAGGCTATGGCTATTTTCCTGAAGGGAAACAACGTGGAACATTTGAGTTTGATGAAACCTCTTTTTGG aattcaGGTCTTCCTAGAGGGTGGAACGACCACGTGCATGTTCTGGACCTTGAAACTTTCACTTGGAGCCAGCCTATAACTACG ggGAAGACGCCATCCCCTCGAGCTGCTCACGCCTGTGCCACGGTTGGGAACAGGGGTTATGTCTTTGGAGGCAGATACAGG GAGTCCAGGATGAACGACTTTTACTATCTGAACCTGGACACGTGGGAGTGGAACGAAAT ACTCACCCAAGGCATCTGCCCCGTGGGCCGATCATGGCATTCCTTAACGCCCATTTCCTCGGATCACCTCTTCCTCTTTGGAGGATTCACCACGGACAAGCAGCCCCTGA gtGATGCCTGGATTTACTGTATCAGCAAGAACGAGTGGGTACAGTTTGAGCATAACTACTCTGAAAAACCAAG GCTGTGGCACACTGCCTGTGCCAGCGAGGAGGGCGAGGTCATCATCTTTGGGGGCTGTGCCAACAACCTTCTGGCCCATTCCAAAGCT gCTCACAGTAACGAAATCCTTGTGTTCTCCCTACAACCAAGATCTCTTGTAAG GCTGTGCCTCGAGGCTGTGATTTGCTTCAAGGAGATGTTGGCCAGCTCGTGGCACTGCCTGCCCAAGCACCTGCTGCACAGCGTGAACCAGCGCTTTGGCAGCAACAACACCTCAGGCTCCTGA